The proteins below come from a single Saimiri boliviensis isolate mSaiBol1 chromosome 16, mSaiBol1.pri, whole genome shotgun sequence genomic window:
- the KCNRG gene encoding LOW QUALITY PROTEIN: potassium channel regulatory protein (The sequence of the model RefSeq protein was modified relative to this genomic sequence to represent the inferred CDS: inserted 1 base in 1 codon; deleted 1 base in 1 codon) has protein sequence MSSQELVTLNVGGKTIFTKRFSTIKQFPSRLACMLDGRDQEFKMVGGQIFVNRDGVLFSFILDFLRTHQLLLPSNFSDYLRLQREALFYELHSLVDLLNPYLLQPRPALVEVHFLSQNTQDFFRVLGSCSKTIEMLTGRITMFTEQPSAPTWSSNSFPPQMTLLPLPPQRPSXHDLVFQCRSDSTTDNQTGVRYFALCSISLVYQFVMFPSTFEVSQACNFSCKR, from the exons GGAACTGGTCACTTTGAATGTGGGAGGAAAGACA ATATTCACAAAAAGGTTTTCTACGATAAAGCAGTTTCCTTCTCGGTTGGCATGCATGTTAGATGGCAGAGACCAAGAATTCAAGATGGTTGGTGGCCAGATTTTTGTAAACAGAGATGGTGTTTTATTTAGTTTCATCTTAGATTTTCTGAGAACTCACCAGCTTTTATTACCCAGTAACTTTTCAGACTATCTTAGGCTTCAGAGAGAGGCTCTTTTCTATGAACTTCATTCTCTGGTTGATCTCTTAAACCCGTATCTGCTACAGCCAAGACCTGCTCTTGTGGAGGTGCACTTCCTAAGCCAGAACACTCAAGATTTTTTCAGAGTGTTAGGCTCTTGCAGCAAAACAATTGAGATGCTAACTGGGAGGATTACAATGTTTACAGAACAACCTTCAGCACCAACCTGGAGTAGTAACTCTTTCCCTCCTCAGATGACCTTACTTCCACTGCCTCCACAAAGACCTT TCCATGACCTGGTTTTCCAGTGCAGATCTGACAGCACTACTGATAACCAAACTGGAGTCAGGTATTTTGCACTTTGCAGTATCTCTCTTGTGTATCAGTTTGTGATGTTTCCCTCAACATTTGAAGTTTCTCAGGCCTGCAACTTCTCCTGTAAAAGATGA